Part of the Aquicella lusitana genome is shown below.
TACGTGCTAACAAATATCGGCAGTTTCGGGGCGATGTTTGATTTGAAACCGCTGATGGAGCAGTACCATCATCCTATTCTTGTGCAGAGCATTGATGGGGTGGGCACGAAAATGATGGTAGCTAAAATGATGCAAAAGTTTGATACCATCGGCATGGACCTGGTGAGCGCTACGACGAATGACATTATTGTACTGGGAGCGAAACCGCTTACACTGCTGGATTACATTGCCAATGACAAACTGAAACCTGACGTTATCGAACAGATTGTATTGGGTATGGTGAAGGCCTGCCGCGAAAATGAAATTTCACTGGTGGGCGGTGAGACAGCTGAAATGCCCGGCACCTATTTACCCGGTGAACATGATCTGGTGGGGGTGGTGACGGGTGTAGTGGAAAAAGACAAGGCGATTTTGGGCGGCGATATTGAACCCGGCGATGTAGTAATGGCTTTTGCTTCCAGCGGCTTGCATACCAACGGCTATTCGCTTGCGCGCAAACTCTTTTTCGATGTGGGCGGTTATACGGTTGATACAGTGCTCCCCGAGCTGGGCCAATCGGTAGGCGAGGCATTGCTGACACCGCACATCAATTACACGCGGCCTGTGCTTCACCTGCTGGCCAATCATGTTCACATCAAAGGCATGGCGCATATTACTGGCGGCGGCCTGCTTGAAAACATTCCAAGGATTTTACCCTCACATTGTGCTGTGGAAATCCGAAAAGAAGCCTGTCCGGTGCTGCCCATCTTCCAGCTGCTGGCAAGCCTAGGCAAGCTTGAAGAGGTTGAGCGGTATCGTACCTTTAACATGGGGGTGGGGCTCATCATGATCGTTTCTCCGGAAGTGATCACGGAAATGCGCGCCGCGCTGTCCGTTTTCCCTGCTTTCCCGTTATATGAAATAGGCCGTGTCACAAACGGCAAACAAGAGGTGAGGTTAATCTGACATGCGCATTGCCGTTGTTCAATTTCCGGGTTCCAATTGCGAACGTGAAACCATGCAGGCGCTCCGGCGCGCGGAAATGGACCCTGTTGAGTTTTTATGGAACGAACCCAGCGAAAAACTCCGTGGCATGGATGGTTATGTCATTGTCGGCGGATTTTCCTACGAAGACCGTTCGCGTGCTGGCATCATTGCCGCGCTTGACCCGGTCATGCAGGAAATAAAGGCACAAAGTGAAAAAGGCAAGCCTGTACTCGGGATTTGTAACGGCGCACAAATACTGGTAGAAACCGGCCTTGTGCCAGGGCTCGAAAACAACAAAGTTGGCATGGCGCTTACGGAAAATAAACGTATTGCCGAAGGGAAAATCCTGGGAACAGGTTATTATAATGCCTGGATCCACATGCGCCTTTCGGACCAGTATCAACGCAATGCTTTTACCCGTCATTTGACTGCCGAGACGGTGCTTCACGTCCCTGTCGCACATGCGGAAGGACGGTTTGTCATGACAGAAGCCTTGCTGACAGAAGTTGAGATGCAGGGCCTGAATGTCTTCCAGTATTGTGATGCAACTGGCGCTATTGTGGATCATTTTCCGGTGAATCCGAACGGTTCATTGCGCAATATTGCCGCCATCTCCAACAAGGCAGGCAATGTAATGGCCATGATGCCGCATCCGGAACGTACCCCAAACGGTGATGCGATCTTTTTATCGATGCGCGATTTTATCGCGGAAGGACGTCTCGATCAGACTGTGCCGCTTTATTATTATCCGCGCCGCAACCCTTTGCCTGCTTATACCAAACCGGCGAACAGTCATGAATGCATCGTTGAGCTGATGATCACCGATAATCATGCACTGACGGTGCAAAATACCTTGCGCCAGCTGGGATTCCCTGTGACGGTCAAGCGCCAGGTGCATTGGGAGGTGCAGTGTGAACCTGCGGTGATTCAGCGTATCAAACAAAGCGGTGTGCTCTATAACGAAAGGAAGGAAGTCGCGATCTCGCCCGCTGAAATCAAAAAACCGGCTTCAGTCACTTTCCTGGTGCGTGCGAAAGAGGATCTGCACGGCCGTCAAAAGCAGCAAACGCTAGAAGATCACTTTTCTATTCAAGCAGTTAAATTGCTACAATATGGTATTTTGTGGCAATTTACTGCGGAAAACGCTAACATAACGGACCTGGTGGACAGGATTTTACACACTAACATTATATTTAACCCCTATGCCCATGATTGCTACCAATACTGCTGATTTTTCTCTGGAAACCATTCGCGAAGCGATTCCTTTTTGTTTAACAGAAACCCATTTTGCTTTCGGTAAAAAATACCAGGGCAAGGTACGTGACACGTATGACCTAGGCGACAGGCTGATGCTGGTGACCACAGACCGGCTGACGGCTTTTGACCGGCAGCTGGCGCTGATTCCTTACAAAGGCCAGGTGCTGAACCTGACCAGTGCGTGGTGGTTTCAGCAGACAGAGGAAATTGTTCCCAATCATTTAATCGCTGTGCCGGATCCCAATGTAGTGATCGCCAAAAAATGCAGCGTATTTCCTGTTGAATTTGTGGTGCGCGGTTATATTACCGGCACGACGGGCACGTCATTGTGGACGCAATATCAAAAAGGCGTGCGCGATTATTGCGGTATTCGTTTTCCGGAAGGACTCCGTAAGAATCAGAAGCTTGACCAGCCAGTATTAACACCGACTACTAAAGAAGCGGTACACGATCGTCCCATCAGTCCCAGCGAAATTGTCACCGAAGGCTGGATGACGCAGGCAGATTGGGATGAAGCAAGTGCGTTGGCATTAAAGCTCTATCATCGTGGTGCAGAAATTGCGGCAAAACACGGTTTGATCTTGGTTGACACCAAATATGAATTCGGCCGCGATCGTGATGGCCGTATTATCGTAGTTGATGAAATTCACACACCCGATTCCAGCCGATACTGGCTCGCTAGCAGTTATGCCGAACGTGTTGCCAAAGGCGAAGAGCCTGAAAATATCGATAAAGAGTTTTTACGGTTATGGTTTGCCAAACACTGTGATCCGTATCAGGACAAAGTGCTGCCTGAGGCGCCAGAAGAATTAGTCGTGACCTTGGCTTCTCGTTATATTCAATTGTACGAAATGATTACCAGCATGAAATTTGCTTTTATGCAAAAGCCTGAATCCATTGAGCAGCGCATTTTGCGCAATGTGGCAGGGTATTTGGGTTAAACCGATAACTGGATCATGGGCAAGCCGCGAATGGCGGTTGCGTAGTGCAAGTCTTCATCCGTCGTCCCGCGGCTTGTCCGCGGGATCCATTGACCGGAATCAACACGCAATGTTGAGCGTTAGTGATGAAATAACGGCATAACCAAACATAACTTTCGGAAACAAACATGTGCGGCATAGTTGGCATTTATAGTCATGAACCGGTAGCAGCAGAACTCTATGATAGTCTTATTCATTTGCAGCATCGGGGACAGGATGCGGCGGGCATATTAACGTGCGATGAGCGATTTTATCCCAAACATGGTTTGGGACTTGTGCGGGAAATTTTCACACCGCGTGATTTGATTCCGCTCAAAGGTAATATAGGCATTGCTCATACCCGCTATCCTACCGCGGGCGGTTATAGTGAATCTGATATTCAACCGCTCTGGGTAGGAAGCCCGCGCGGTATTGCACTTGCGCATAATGGCAATCTGGTGAACTACAAGGCATTAGCAGATGATATTTGCGGCAAGCAGCATCGGCATTTAAATTCTACACTCGATTCCGAAGCACTCCTGCTTTTGCTTGCGGATAACCTGGCTACAGGTTCTTATGCCGATAACGATGAAGAAGCATTCTTTCAAAAATTATGCCGTTCTGTTCAAACGATTTATGAACGAGTGGAAGGATCTTTTTCAGTTGTCAGTGTCGTGATCGGAAAAGGCCTGGTTGCGTTTCGTGATCCGCACGGCATCCGTCCTTTAGTCTGGGGCGAGCGCAAGCGTGAAGACGGAACGAGTGACTATATCTTCGCTTCGGAAACCACCGCATTTTATGCGCTGGGCTTTGAACCACAAGGTGATTTGCAACCGGGCGAAGTCGCTTATGTAAATAAGGCAGGTAAGCTGTTCAGGCAGGTGGTTCAGGCAAAAGCATTTACGCCGTGCGTATTTGAATATGTCTATTTTTCACGACCAGACTCAACATTGGATGGCGTCAGTGTTTATCGTTCGCGGCTGCGCATGGGGCAAAATCTGGCGCGGCAATGGAAGCAGGTTTATCCCGACATACTGCCTGATGTGGTCATTCCCGCCCCTTTTACAGCCAATACGGCGGCCCTGTCATTTGCCCATGAGCTGGGGGTGCGTTATTCAGAAGGCTTATATAAAAATCCATTTATAGGGCGTACTTTTATTATGCCCAATCAGAAGGCGCGCTCACGCAGCGTTCGCTATAAATTGACGCCGCAGCGCACCGAAATAGAAAATAAAAAAGTACTGATTGTGGATGACAGCATTGTACGCGGCACGACTTCCCGCGAAATCATTAAAATGGTTCGCGAATATGGCGCAAAGGAAATTTACCTGGTTTCTTCCTGTCCGCCTATTAAAAATCCCTGTTTTTACGGCATTGATATTCCTTCGCGCAAAGAATTGATTGCCTCTACCCATACTGAAGCGCAGATCCGTGACTATTTGGGTGTCGATCGTCTCCTTTATCAAACACAGGAAGATTTGGTGGAAGCCGTGACACGGCGTGGTCAGCATCATATTGAGCGTCCTTGCATGGGCTGCATGGACGGCATGTATATTTGCGGAAACATAACAGAAGAAAAGATACAGGCGTTAGAGCTGCAGCGTGAGAAGGACAGAGAATAAGATGAACATACTTATTATTGGATCAGGTGCGCGTGAACACGCTATTGCTGTGGCGTTGCATCGTTCGCCGCAGCAGCCGCATATTTTTTGTTGCGGCACCTCGCTCAATCCGGGCATACAGCAAATGGCGTTTCACTATTGGGTCGGCGATATCACGGATATCGCAACCATTGCCAGACTCGCTCCTGAATGGCATATCGACCTTGCGATCATTGGCCCGGAAGCGCCGCTCGAAAAAGGATTGGCTGACGCGCTTTGGAAAGCGGGCATCCCTGTAATTGGGCCTAAACGGGAGCTAGCGCAGATTGAAACCAGCAAAAGCTTTGCGCGTGAGTTGATGAAGAAATATCACATTCCCGGTCTGCCGCGTTTTCGACGTTTTAATACCCTTGAAGGGGCCGCGGAATTTCTGGCTGAATTGGGCGACGACAATTATGTGGTCAAGGCGAATGGATTGATGAGCGGCAAAGGCGTGAAAGTGGCTGGGGATCATTTGCATTCGTTCGCAGAAGCCATTGGTTTTTGTAAAACGATCCTGGCCCAAGGTCAGTCTTTTGTGATTGAAGAAAAACTGCTGGGACAGGAGTTTTCATTCATGTGTTTTAGTGACGGCGAGCATATCGTTCCCATGCCTGTTGTTCAGGATCATAAACGTGCCTATGTAAATGACAAGGGACCGAATACCGGCGGAATGGGCAGTTATTCCGATGCCAATCACAGTCTGCCATTCCTGACGGAAAAAGACCTTCATTGTGCGCACGAAATTAATGAGGCCGTACTGCGGGCGCTTTCCACTGAATTGAACGATAAGTATATCGGTATTCTCTACGGCAGTTTTATTGCCACGCGGAATGGTATTTATGTGATCGAATTTAACGCCCGCTTCGGCGATCCGGAATGTTTGAATGTGCTGACCATACTGGAATCGGATTTTGTAGGGATCTGTCAGTCGCTGATCGCAGGTAATCTATCAGGGAAACAGGTTCGTTTTGCTCACAAGGCAACCGTATGTAAATACGCAGTTCCCGAAGGCTATCCGGATTCGCCGATGCAAAATGCGGTCATTGACATTGCCGCTGTTAAAAATAAAGCGCAGTTGTATCTTGCTTCGGTAAACGCGGTGGAAGGAAAAATATTTGCGACTGGATCACGCACAGCGGCTTATGTAGGCGTAGGGCATACCATTTCAGAAGCAGAGGAAGTCGCTGAAAAAGAAATACGCGCGATCCAGGGGCCTTTATTTCATCGCGAGGATATTGGCACAGACAGCCTGATTCAGCGCCGCATTGACGAGATGCGCAGACTGCGGGCAGGTCAATTGTGATGATCCGCCTAGGCATTCTGGGCTCAACCCGCGGCACCAACATGCTCGCCATTATTGATGCTATCCAGCAGCGTGATTTGACTGCGACGATCGAAATCGTTATTAGTAATAAGGCAGATGCCGTCATTCTTGAGCGCGCAGCAACGTACGGGCTGCCTGCACGGTTTATTGACCCCAAAGGATTAACGCGAGAAGCCTATGATGCAAAACTCTCTGCGGTTTTACGCCAATGCAGCGTAGACCTGGTGGTGCTGACCGGTTTTATGCGCATCTTGTCGGCTGACTTTATTGCCGAATGGAAACATAAAATCATCAATGTTCATCCATCTTTATTGCCTGCTTTCGCGGGAAAAATGGATATGGAGGTTCATCGGGCAGTCGTTGAATCAGGCGTGAGTGAAACAGGTTGTACCGTGCATTATGTCACGGAAGAAGTGGATGCTGGTCCTGTTATCTTACAAAAAAAATGCCCTGTCCTTGCTGGCGACACGCCCGAAAGTGTGAAGGCGCGTGTCCAGCAATTAGAAAGCAGGGCATTAGTTGAGGCTATACGGCTCCTTTAGGAGTTTTCGCCATCCTGACTGCGTCTTAAGCTGGGTCCGGTTGAATTTGAGCCGGGAAGCTGACTGGTTGTATTGTTGAACAGGCTTGCTGTTTGAATTCTGCTTCCATTTATGCCTCCGCCAAAAAGGCTGTAGTGAGAAAGTCCAAGCCCGTAACCAGGCAGAATACCCAACGGTCTGATATGTGACGATGATAAAGGTCTAAAGGGAGATTGGCTGTTTCGCATCAAATTCAAAAAGGAAGATTTCATTAGAATATTATCTTCTTCTTTGTCTTTGGAGAGATCATCATTTTCTTTTTGATCGACTATCTCTTCTTTGAACTTGTCGTCTTCCTTCAATTGCTCAGGTTTGAATTCATCCATTGATGCCAGTTGATTTTCTTCTAATTCATTTTCGAGCGCTTTCAGCTGTTCTTCGGCGTCGACTAGTATTTCGGCATCGGAACCATCTTTTGCTGCCTGGCTCTCGATGGTTTCTTTTGTCGTGAAAATGAATAACGCTAGCTGATCGCGCAGTTCCTGCTTGATTGCTCGGACCCCTTCGTTGTACTGCCTCCTTTGCTCCTGGATAAACTCTGCTTGCACTTTGGGATCAAGATTACTATCTGCGAGCAATTCTTCCAGATTGGCAGGTGATTCTTTTTCTGCTTTTGCTAGTTGTTGTTCTAGCGCGTAAATTTTTTCTCGCAAGGATACAAAAGTTTCCATTTGAATTTTGAGTTTCATTTCATTTTCATATTGTGTAATGAGTTTATTTCTTTTTTCGATGCGGGCTTCAGTTTCTTTTATCATGGCATCCAGGTCGGATTCTTCGCTCTTTTGATGAGATGTGTCATTTTTCTGGTCATATTTAAACGCATGCAGTTTAAGCTCGTCTTTTTTAATTTTTTCTTTTTCTGCTTCTAAATCAAATGACTTCGGAAGCAAAATAATATCATCCCGATTATATGGATTTTGGTTGGGTCTGTCGCTATTTTTGATTGAAGGTAAGGTTTCTGCATCAACAGAGTGCTGGATGTTTGAGCTAAGTAGCACAGGGTTATTCATCATGATGAATGCGATATGATCAATAAACGAACTTGGAACCAGTTCAGTGTCATACCCAATTGCAGTCAGTCGCTTTGCAAAGTTCTTATAGCTGATGTCTGTTTTTTCTCGTGCAGGTGCAGGTTTATTGTCCTGTTTTGGTTTGCCAAAAAAGAAGTTTCGCAACATGGTTTTTTATCTCTCTCATTTTGTATGTAATAGAAGGTTCCCTTATTTTTTTATTCAGTCTGCCATCAACTGTTTTTATAGTGAGAAAAATATTGTAAACCTGTTAGCTTAAGTAAATCTTATCAATAGCTTACTTTAAACAGATTTTTAGTTGACTGTTTTGGCTTGGCTGAAATAAAGGTATTTTGTTAGTTCAAATTACAATACAAATTAGTCCGAGCAGAATGGATATCATGGCAACCGTTGTGGGCAGGTTGATGACTTCATGCATGAAAAAAGCAGAGACCAGCAGACTGAACACAGGCACAGCGAGGAATCCTAATGAGACGACCATCGTAGGCAATTCTTTATTGACGACTACACCGCTCCAGTAGGAGAGTCCTGTGACGAGAAACCCGGTATAAATCAGTGAAAGAATCAAGGCAGGATTCCAGTGAATGGTTACAGCGGGTTCTTTTACCCAGGCAAAGAGCAGAATAGGAATGGTGCCCACTAGCAGCTGCCAGGGAATCAGTTCCAGAGGCGATTTGGTCCACTTCATATAGCGGGCACAAAGCATGGAGATCGCCCAGCACAGGGAGGCGAGCAGCAGCATGGCGCTGCCGAAGAGGACTTTCTTGTCTGCCCAGTTCATTTCCCAGGGGCTCAGGAGGATCAGCAGACCGCCTACCCCCAAAAGGAATCCTAGCCAGCGTGACCAACCGGCTTTTTCATCAAAGAACAGGATGGCAGCGGGCATGACCCATAAAGGCGTTGTGTAAGCAAGCAAAGACGACCGGCCGGCAGGCAAATAGGCGAGGCCAATGTTCGCCAGCAAAATGTAAATGCTGATTTGCAGCAAGCCAATGATCACAATGAGAGGGATGTCTTTGGTTTTAGGCCACGCAAATTTTTTGATAGCGGCGACCAGGCCCATCATCGTGACTGTCCCCACGATGAGACGCAGTGCGGTATACCAGAGCGGCGACATGTATTGTAAACCGATTTTATTTATCGGCCAGGCGATTCCCCAGCTGAAAATAATAAACGTAAACAGTCCAAACATGCGATAGTTGATCTTTGCCATTGTTGCAGCCTCTCTATTGTGTGTCGCTTCGTTGCTAGCGCTATCTTACTTGTTTCTTCTAATGTCGGATATATACAACAGCAAAGTCCTGCCTTTGTCTATGAGTTGATAGCCTCCACCCAGGCAACCGGGTCCTGCGACGCTTACCTTTGGATTGCCAGGCCCATAATAACCCACTGTAAAATGACAGTCCTGTTTGCCAGTGAAAATAATGTCGAAAGTAGCCTGTGCGGTCAGGGGTTCGATATGGACGCCATATTGCGGACTTTTTTCGTGAGCAGCCAGAGGGGTGTTGTTGTTCAGGGCAGGGATAAGATACACGGCAGTCTGGCTGTTTTTTTCATTAGGCTCAAAACGGAGGATAGTGGTTTTTTCGCTGCGGTTCTCCATTTGCAGATAGAAATGCGCAGGTGAGCTTGCATAAAGGGCGGTAGACAGAAGAAGGGTAAAGAGAAAAAAAGCTGTCAAATTGAGACGTTCCATGAGAATGATCCTTTTGTTTAGAAATTTGAGCGAACCGTTATAATAGGCGGAACTTTTTAACATGATGCTCTGGCAAATGCAAATGAAAATCATTCCCATTAAGCGTGCGTTACTTTCTGTGTCAGATAAAACGGGTATTGTCGAGCTAGCCCGCCATTTGATAGCTCATGGCGTTGAGATTATCTC
Proteins encoded:
- the purD gene encoding phosphoribosylamine--glycine ligase; protein product: MNILIIGSGAREHAIAVALHRSPQQPHIFCCGTSLNPGIQQMAFHYWVGDITDIATIARLAPEWHIDLAIIGPEAPLEKGLADALWKAGIPVIGPKRELAQIETSKSFARELMKKYHIPGLPRFRRFNTLEGAAEFLAELGDDNYVVKANGLMSGKGVKVAGDHLHSFAEAIGFCKTILAQGQSFVIEEKLLGQEFSFMCFSDGEHIVPMPVVQDHKRAYVNDKGPNTGGMGSYSDANHSLPFLTEKDLHCAHEINEAVLRALSTELNDKYIGILYGSFIATRNGIYVIEFNARFGDPECLNVLTILESDFVGICQSLIAGNLSGKQVRFAHKATVCKYAVPEGYPDSPMQNAVIDIAAVKNKAQLYLASVNAVEGKIFATGSRTAAYVGVGHTISEAEEVAEKEIRAIQGPLFHREDIGTDSLIQRRIDEMRRLRAGQL
- the purM gene encoding phosphoribosylformylglycinamidine cyclo-ligase, whose product is MTTLNYKAAGVDIEAGNEAVRRIKRAVESTFSPYVLTNIGSFGAMFDLKPLMEQYHHPILVQSIDGVGTKMMVAKMMQKFDTIGMDLVSATTNDIIVLGAKPLTLLDYIANDKLKPDVIEQIVLGMVKACRENEISLVGGETAEMPGTYLPGEHDLVGVVTGVVEKDKAILGGDIEPGDVVMAFASSGLHTNGYSLARKLFFDVGGYTVDTVLPELGQSVGEALLTPHINYTRPVLHLLANHVHIKGMAHITGGGLLENIPRILPSHCAVEIRKEACPVLPIFQLLASLGKLEEVERYRTFNMGVGLIMIVSPEVITEMRAALSVFPAFPLYEIGRVTNGKQEVRLI
- the purN gene encoding phosphoribosylglycinamide formyltransferase, which encodes MIRLGILGSTRGTNMLAIIDAIQQRDLTATIEIVISNKADAVILERAATYGLPARFIDPKGLTREAYDAKLSAVLRQCSVDLVVLTGFMRILSADFIAEWKHKIINVHPSLLPAFAGKMDMEVHRAVVESGVSETGCTVHYVTEEVDAGPVILQKKCPVLAGDTPESVKARVQQLESRALVEAIRLL
- the purF gene encoding amidophosphoribosyltransferase gives rise to the protein MCGIVGIYSHEPVAAELYDSLIHLQHRGQDAAGILTCDERFYPKHGLGLVREIFTPRDLIPLKGNIGIAHTRYPTAGGYSESDIQPLWVGSPRGIALAHNGNLVNYKALADDICGKQHRHLNSTLDSEALLLLLADNLATGSYADNDEEAFFQKLCRSVQTIYERVEGSFSVVSVVIGKGLVAFRDPHGIRPLVWGERKREDGTSDYIFASETTAFYALGFEPQGDLQPGEVAYVNKAGKLFRQVVQAKAFTPCVFEYVYFSRPDSTLDGVSVYRSRLRMGQNLARQWKQVYPDILPDVVIPAPFTANTAALSFAHELGVRYSEGLYKNPFIGRTFIMPNQKARSRSVRYKLTPQRTEIENKKVLIVDDSIVRGTTSREIIKMVREYGAKEIYLVSSCPPIKNPCFYGIDIPSRKELIASTHTEAQIRDYLGVDRLLYQTQEDLVEAVTRRGQHHIERPCMGCMDGMYICGNITEEKIQALELQREKDRE
- a CDS encoding DMT family transporter, coding for MAKINYRMFGLFTFIIFSWGIAWPINKIGLQYMSPLWYTALRLIVGTVTMMGLVAAIKKFAWPKTKDIPLIVIIGLLQISIYILLANIGLAYLPAGRSSLLAYTTPLWVMPAAILFFDEKAGWSRWLGFLLGVGGLLILLSPWEMNWADKKVLFGSAMLLLASLCWAISMLCARYMKWTKSPLELIPWQLLVGTIPILLFAWVKEPAVTIHWNPALILSLIYTGFLVTGLSYWSGVVVNKELPTMVVSLGFLAVPVFSLLVSAFFMHEVINLPTTVAMISILLGLICIVI
- the purQ gene encoding phosphoribosylformylglycinamidine synthase I, which translates into the protein MRIAVVQFPGSNCERETMQALRRAEMDPVEFLWNEPSEKLRGMDGYVIVGGFSYEDRSRAGIIAALDPVMQEIKAQSEKGKPVLGICNGAQILVETGLVPGLENNKVGMALTENKRIAEGKILGTGYYNAWIHMRLSDQYQRNAFTRHLTAETVLHVPVAHAEGRFVMTEALLTEVEMQGLNVFQYCDATGAIVDHFPVNPNGSLRNIAAISNKAGNVMAMMPHPERTPNGDAIFLSMRDFIAEGRLDQTVPLYYYPRRNPLPAYTKPANSHECIVELMITDNHALTVQNTLRQLGFPVTVKRQVHWEVQCEPAVIQRIKQSGVLYNERKEVAISPAEIKKPASVTFLVRAKEDLHGRQKQQTLEDHFSIQAVKLLQYGILWQFTAENANITDLVDRILHTNIIFNPYAHDCYQYC
- a CDS encoding phosphoribosylaminoimidazolesuccinocarboxamide synthase, producing MPMIATNTADFSLETIREAIPFCLTETHFAFGKKYQGKVRDTYDLGDRLMLVTTDRLTAFDRQLALIPYKGQVLNLTSAWWFQQTEEIVPNHLIAVPDPNVVIAKKCSVFPVEFVVRGYITGTTGTSLWTQYQKGVRDYCGIRFPEGLRKNQKLDQPVLTPTTKEAVHDRPISPSEIVTEGWMTQADWDEASALALKLYHRGAEIAAKHGLILVDTKYEFGRDRDGRIIVVDEIHTPDSSRYWLASSYAERVAKGEEPENIDKEFLRLWFAKHCDPYQDKVLPEAPEELVVTLASRYIQLYEMITSMKFAFMQKPESIEQRILRNVAGYLG